A window of Haliscomenobacter hydrossis DSM 1100 contains these coding sequences:
- a CDS encoding T9SS type A sorting domain-containing protein, giving the protein MKKLLFTALVTFLTGSLIFAQSLSRTERYQHLPQPAVALLQKVNFGATEANHPTLRVEPLKLDSTRNFSGYDLTAKDSLPTVRSRFQYPKPNVQVEINAIYQQGNWVTTGRFTETRDQLGRVVELAGDSYSPDEKKYQPESKLLLYPRGNFSTLIDSVAIYIWNEDTNNWEKTLLQTNSYNAQNRLARELAEITVEGLKYQSMVTYTYNETGKNTLIEEVNLFFGIVSPVSRTAMTYNPDGKLKEVMVSLYLQGEFVLSEREVFAYKPDAYKQDTYLRDETTGVWNKTQSLLYNLDVWNRTASLEKTFMGFDGNPEARELSVYSYVVNGDQPNYQHLALEQVLQWDKATGEYNLSDRKFYHYRGISTDLPDLEVKAKSLLIFPNPAQEKIQLSLEEDAQVWVYNALGQQLLSRRLAAGQSLDVMHLSRGVYYVVAQHERILYTGKLIKQ; this is encoded by the coding sequence ATGAAAAAGTTACTTTTTACCGCGCTCGTTACATTCCTGACGGGTAGCCTCATTTTCGCCCAATCTCTATCCCGAACCGAACGGTATCAGCACTTGCCGCAGCCCGCTGTTGCCCTACTACAAAAAGTAAATTTTGGTGCAACAGAAGCAAATCATCCAACCCTGCGTGTCGAGCCTTTAAAATTGGATTCTACGCGTAATTTTTCTGGTTATGATTTAACTGCAAAGGATAGTTTACCCACGGTACGTTCCCGATTTCAGTACCCCAAGCCCAATGTCCAAGTGGAAATTAATGCCATCTACCAGCAAGGGAATTGGGTAACCACCGGGCGTTTTACGGAAACCCGCGATCAACTGGGGCGGGTAGTAGAACTTGCTGGCGACAGTTATTCTCCTGATGAAAAAAAGTACCAACCCGAATCCAAACTATTGTTGTACCCTCGTGGTAACTTCTCTACTTTGATCGACTCCGTGGCCATCTACATCTGGAATGAGGATACCAACAATTGGGAAAAAACTTTGCTCCAAACCAATTCCTATAACGCCCAAAACCGCCTGGCCAGGGAATTAGCTGAAATTACCGTTGAGGGATTGAAATACCAATCCATGGTGACCTATACCTACAATGAAACAGGTAAAAACACCCTGATCGAAGAAGTTAATCTTTTCTTCGGCATTGTTTCGCCAGTTTCACGTACGGCCATGACCTATAATCCTGATGGTAAGTTGAAAGAAGTGATGGTATCCTTGTACTTGCAAGGAGAATTTGTACTCAGTGAGCGGGAAGTATTTGCCTACAAACCTGATGCTTATAAGCAGGATACTTACCTGCGGGATGAAACCACTGGGGTCTGGAACAAAACCCAAAGTCTGCTGTACAACCTTGATGTCTGGAACCGCACCGCATCCTTGGAAAAAACCTTCATGGGATTCGATGGCAATCCAGAAGCTCGTGAATTGAGTGTATACAGCTATGTTGTGAATGGTGATCAACCCAATTATCAGCATCTAGCCCTTGAACAAGTCCTTCAGTGGGACAAAGCCACTGGAGAATACAACCTGAGCGATCGCAAGTTTTATCACTATCGCGGCATCAGTACCGACTTGCCCGACCTGGAAGTCAAGGCAAAATCGCTGCTGATATTCCCGAATCCAGCACAGGAGAAAATTCAGTTGTCCCTCGAAGAAGATGCCCAGGTTTGGGTGTACAATGCGCTGGGACAACAGCTATTGTCGCGTCGACTGGCCGCAGGACAATCCTTGGACGTCATGCATTTATCCAGAGGCGTTTATTATGTCGTTGCGCAACACGAGCGGATTTTGTACACTGGCAAATTGATCAAACAGTAG
- a CDS encoding alpha-glucuronidase family glycosyl hydrolase encodes MTRLFFLFTFLIGSFYASADDGYRLWLKYDLLKNANVRAQYQPFTLYIAHAATDPVTSTAAKELQTGLQGLLGKSIRLQSTASTAPGGISLELTTTPQPNLGTEGYSITTQNTRVKISANTPSGLLYGAFALLRKIQTATPLSKIPETSVPRVQLRMLNHWDNTNGSIERGYAGASLWKWYELPETVDPRYRDYARANASIGINAVVLNNVNASARFMSREYLLKVKAIADVFKPYGIKVYLSVNFAAPRILGKLKNSDPLEPAVRQWWVDKASEIYGIMPDFGGFLVKANSEGEPGPQDFGRTHADGANMLAEALAPFKGIVIWRAFVYKADPKGDRFKAAYEEFKSLDGTFLPNVVVQVKNGPIDFQPREPFSPLFGAMPKTPLAMEFQITQEYLGFSTNLVYLAPLFKECLDSDTYVKGAGSTVAKVIDGSLHQYPISVMAGVANTGSDRNWCGHLMSQSNWYAFGRLAWDHQLSSSAIADEWIKMTLTQDAGAVKTILAMMERSREVYVDFTTPLGLHHIMGQGIHFGPEPWLERSARPDWTSIYYHRADSIGLGFDRGINGSNALGLYHPEAIKQWSQVDACPLPYLLWFHHVPWGKKLNTGRSLWDELCTRYYTGSTAVGTMQREWAGLKGKMDAEIHADVLGRLGAQQREALWWRDACVLYFQQYSKMPIPAPFTPPSRTLEEIKELVRIYQFR; translated from the coding sequence ATGACACGTCTTTTTTTCCTCTTCACTTTCCTCATTGGTAGTTTTTACGCCTCTGCCGACGATGGCTACCGCCTTTGGTTAAAATACGACCTGCTCAAAAATGCCAATGTTCGCGCCCAATACCAGCCCTTCACGCTGTACATTGCCCATGCCGCAACCGATCCAGTGACCTCAACTGCGGCCAAAGAATTACAAACTGGCTTACAAGGTTTGTTGGGTAAAAGCATCCGCCTGCAGAGCACTGCCAGCACAGCCCCCGGGGGCATCAGTTTGGAACTTACAACAACCCCTCAGCCCAACCTTGGCACCGAAGGGTATAGCATTACCACCCAAAATACTCGGGTAAAAATCAGCGCCAATACCCCATCCGGCTTATTGTACGGTGCTTTTGCCTTGCTGCGCAAAATCCAAACCGCCACCCCCCTCAGTAAAATCCCAGAAACCAGCGTACCCCGGGTTCAATTGCGCATGCTGAACCACTGGGACAATACCAATGGCTCCATCGAGCGCGGCTACGCCGGAGCCTCGTTGTGGAAATGGTACGAATTGCCCGAAACCGTTGACCCGCGTTATCGCGATTATGCCCGTGCCAACGCCTCCATTGGCATCAACGCCGTGGTACTGAACAACGTCAACGCCAGCGCCCGTTTTATGAGCCGGGAATACCTACTCAAGGTCAAAGCCATTGCGGATGTGTTCAAACCCTACGGCATCAAAGTGTACCTTTCGGTCAATTTTGCCGCTCCACGGATTTTGGGCAAACTCAAAAACTCCGACCCACTTGAACCCGCTGTGCGCCAATGGTGGGTAGACAAAGCCAGTGAAATTTACGGCATCATGCCCGATTTTGGTGGCTTTTTGGTCAAAGCCAACTCGGAAGGTGAGCCTGGCCCACAAGACTTTGGGCGTACCCACGCTGATGGGGCTAACATGCTTGCCGAAGCGCTCGCGCCTTTCAAAGGCATCGTGATCTGGCGGGCTTTTGTGTACAAAGCCGACCCCAAAGGTGACCGTTTCAAAGCCGCTTATGAAGAATTCAAATCCCTCGACGGCACGTTTTTGCCCAACGTGGTGGTGCAGGTAAAAAACGGGCCCATTGATTTCCAGCCCCGCGAGCCTTTTTCTCCACTCTTCGGAGCCATGCCCAAAACACCCCTGGCGATGGAGTTCCAAATCACCCAGGAATACCTGGGCTTTTCCACCAACCTGGTCTACCTAGCGCCTTTGTTTAAAGAATGCCTGGATAGCGACACCTACGTCAAGGGTGCAGGTTCTACGGTGGCGAAGGTCATCGATGGTAGTTTGCACCAATACCCGATCAGTGTGATGGCGGGGGTGGCCAATACTGGCTCTGACCGCAACTGGTGCGGGCATTTGATGTCGCAATCCAATTGGTACGCTTTTGGCCGATTGGCTTGGGATCACCAGCTCAGTAGCAGTGCCATCGCCGATGAGTGGATCAAAATGACCCTGACCCAGGATGCCGGCGCGGTAAAAACCATCCTGGCTATGATGGAACGTTCGCGTGAGGTATACGTCGATTTTACCACGCCGCTTGGACTGCACCACATCATGGGGCAAGGCATCCATTTTGGTCCCGAACCCTGGTTGGAACGCAGTGCCCGACCCGATTGGACTTCCATTTATTACCACCGCGCCGATTCGATTGGCTTGGGCTTTGATCGTGGCATCAATGGCAGTAACGCCTTGGGTTTGTATCATCCTGAAGCCATCAAGCAGTGGAGCCAGGTTGATGCATGCCCACTCCCCTACTTGCTCTGGTTTCACCACGTGCCTTGGGGCAAAAAACTGAATACGGGCAGAAGCCTATGGGATGAGCTCTGTACCCGCTACTACACCGGATCTACAGCGGTAGGCACCATGCAACGGGAATGGGCTGGTCTGAAAGGGAAAATGGATGCTGAAATTCATGCCGATGTTTTGGGGCGTTTGGGGGCGCAACAGCGGGAAGCACTTTGGTGGCGCGATGCCTGTGTGTTGTATTTTCAGCAGTATTCAAAAATGCCGATTCCGGCGCCGTTTACACCTCCGAGTCGGACGCTGGAAGAAATTAAAGAGTTGGTACGGATTTACCAGTTTAGATAA
- the uxuA gene encoding mannonate dehydratase — translation MIQTMRWFGPKDPVALSHIRQAGCTGVVTALHQIPVGDVWLQESVQERINTIAQTEGLYWSVVESLPVHEAIKKGLPSREQYIANYQSSLRNLAACGIRTVCYNFMPVLDWSRTNLEYQLPNGAKTLRFVWQDFAVFDLCILKRPGADKDYAPEVQKAAVAQFAGMSEAAKQKLQQTALLGLPGSEEAFSLENFQGLLDAYAGIGDAELRQNLYYFIQQVAPVAEECGINLCIHPDDPPRPLLGLPRVVSTARDLQQLLDACPLRANGITFCTGSLGVRADNDLPAIFTRFADRIHFIHLRATKREENPLNFHEADHLTGDVDMYAVVKAIVLEEKRRAALGLEDAQIPFRPDHGHQMLDDLGKKTYPGYSAIGRLKGLAEIRGLELGIRRSL, via the coding sequence ATGATTCAAACCATGCGCTGGTTTGGGCCCAAAGACCCAGTAGCCTTGTCCCATATTCGGCAAGCTGGCTGCACCGGAGTAGTCACGGCCCTGCACCAAATCCCGGTTGGCGACGTGTGGCTCCAGGAATCCGTCCAGGAACGTATTAACACCATCGCTCAGACAGAGGGCTTGTATTGGTCGGTAGTAGAAAGTTTACCCGTGCACGAGGCCATCAAAAAAGGGCTACCCAGCCGGGAGCAATACATCGCCAATTATCAAAGCTCTTTGCGCAACCTGGCCGCTTGTGGCATCCGGACGGTGTGTTACAACTTCATGCCCGTTCTGGACTGGTCACGCACCAACCTGGAGTACCAATTGCCCAATGGCGCCAAAACCCTGCGTTTTGTCTGGCAGGATTTCGCCGTATTTGACCTCTGCATTTTAAAGCGACCTGGTGCGGATAAAGACTATGCGCCAGAAGTACAAAAAGCAGCCGTTGCGCAGTTTGCGGGTATGTCCGAAGCCGCCAAACAAAAGCTGCAACAAACGGCCTTATTGGGTTTGCCGGGTTCTGAAGAAGCCTTTAGTCTGGAAAATTTCCAGGGTTTGCTGGATGCCTATGCCGGGATCGGCGACGCTGAATTGCGGCAAAACTTGTACTACTTCATCCAGCAAGTTGCGCCAGTAGCGGAGGAATGTGGCATCAACTTGTGCATCCACCCCGATGATCCGCCCCGGCCATTGTTGGGTTTGCCTCGGGTAGTGAGCACAGCCAGGGATTTGCAGCAGTTGCTCGATGCTTGTCCCCTGCGTGCCAATGGAATTACCTTCTGTACAGGTTCCTTGGGTGTTCGTGCCGATAACGACTTGCCCGCCATATTCACCCGTTTTGCCGATCGCATTCATTTCATCCACCTGCGGGCCACCAAAAGGGAAGAGAATCCCCTCAATTTCCATGAAGCCGATCACCTCACGGGTGATGTGGACATGTACGCCGTGGTGAAAGCGATCGTGCTGGAAGAAAAGCGCCGTGCCGCTTTAGGGCTTGAGGATGCCCAAATCCCTTTCCGTCCCGATCACGGGCACCAGATGCTGGATGATTTGGGTAAAAAAACGTACCCGGGCTATTCGGCGATTGGGAGATTGAAGGGATTGGCGGAAATTCGGGGATTAGAACTGGGCATTCGACGCAGTTTGTAG
- a CDS encoding hydrogen peroxide-inducible genes activator codes for MTLQQLEYVVALDNHRRFSAAAEECHVAQPSLSAALHKLEEELGVKLFDRSRQPIVPTELGKPFIQQARRVLRETDALRYLVSDHVESHSGEFRLGIIPTLAPYLLPLFLKDFSEKSPQIKLHIHERTTENLLALLKREQLDAVLLATPAEEDVFVKDCLFYEEFVAYAPHEASILEKRFLLTEDIDPHRLVLLEEGHCLRNQVVNLCALQKSQSGWSNIAYEAGSLETLRRLVENHSGITILPQLAVLDLDEDQMQYVRFFQAPAPVREISLLTHPHFAKRKLLAALKESIMANLPGFLREEKKVKRVLEIG; via the coding sequence GTGACTTTACAACAACTGGAGTATGTCGTCGCGTTGGACAACCACCGCCGATTTTCAGCAGCAGCAGAGGAATGCCACGTGGCGCAACCTTCTCTGAGCGCCGCCTTACACAAACTGGAAGAAGAACTGGGGGTGAAACTTTTTGACCGCAGTCGGCAGCCGATTGTACCCACCGAGTTGGGCAAGCCCTTTATCCAACAAGCCCGCCGGGTACTTAGAGAGACTGATGCCCTCCGCTACCTGGTCAGTGATCATGTTGAGTCCCATAGCGGTGAGTTTCGCCTGGGCATTATTCCTACCCTGGCCCCGTATTTATTGCCCTTGTTTTTAAAAGACTTTTCGGAAAAATCGCCCCAAATCAAGCTGCACATCCACGAACGTACCACCGAAAACCTGCTGGCCCTGCTCAAACGGGAGCAACTGGACGCGGTGTTGCTGGCCACTCCAGCAGAAGAGGATGTGTTTGTCAAAGACTGCCTGTTTTATGAGGAGTTTGTGGCTTATGCTCCACACGAGGCTTCGATTCTGGAAAAACGGTTTTTACTCACCGAGGACATCGACCCCCACCGTCTGGTACTCCTGGAAGAGGGACATTGCCTGCGCAACCAGGTGGTCAATCTTTGTGCTTTACAAAAATCCCAAAGTGGCTGGAGCAACATCGCCTACGAAGCGGGCAGCCTGGAAACCTTGCGGCGACTGGTGGAAAACCACTCGGGCATTACCATCCTGCCACAACTGGCTGTGCTGGATTTGGACGAGGATCAAATGCAGTACGTACGCTTTTTTCAAGCACCCGCGCCCGTGCGGGAGATCAGCTTGTTGACGCACCCACATTTTGCCAAGCGGAAGTTGTTGGCCGCGTTGAAGGAGTCGATCATGGCGAATTTGCCGGGGTTTTTGAGGGAGGAGAAGAAGGTGAAGCGGGTGTTGGAGATTGGGTGA
- a CDS encoding DUF5009 domain-containing protein yields MKNQRLPSIDILRAVTMLLMIFVNDLWSLTHVPHWLLHTAAEEDGMGLSDVVFPAFLFIVGLSIPHALKARLEKGASKGSVMLHILSRTFALLVMGLFMVNLENIDGAQLLIRKEYWQILMALAFMLIWNNYRSPMVFGVIPTVLLKILGWIILTFLAFIYQGASGNWMMIHWWGILGLIGWAYLLVALLYLWIGDKVWWLALACIVLLLLNVNEFVRLLGFDFQLVISASTHVSVLLGVLTTVIYGQLAAKDQLKWLIPSLIGLSILLIVFGFATRLEWGISKIRATPSWTTICAGISILAFVLLHFIADVKEQTRWAAFIAPAGSSTLTCYLMPYFAYAFVALLGWSLPAVMTDGVIGLLKSTLFALLIIQVTGMLNRVQIGLKI; encoded by the coding sequence ATGAAAAACCAGCGCCTACCCTCCATCGATATCCTGCGGGCAGTGACCATGCTGCTCATGATTTTTGTCAACGACCTCTGGAGTTTGACCCATGTTCCCCACTGGCTACTGCATACCGCCGCCGAGGAGGATGGGATGGGTTTGTCGGATGTAGTGTTTCCCGCTTTTTTATTCATTGTAGGCCTGTCCATTCCACACGCATTGAAAGCGAGGTTGGAAAAAGGAGCCTCCAAAGGCTCGGTGATGCTGCACATCCTTAGCAGAACCTTCGCTTTGCTGGTCATGGGCCTGTTCATGGTCAATCTGGAAAACATTGATGGTGCTCAATTGCTCATCCGCAAGGAATATTGGCAAATTTTGATGGCCTTGGCCTTTATGCTGATTTGGAACAATTACCGTAGTCCAATGGTCTTTGGCGTCATTCCGACTGTGTTGCTCAAAATTTTGGGTTGGATCATTTTGACCTTCCTGGCTTTCATTTACCAGGGTGCATCGGGCAATTGGATGATGATCCATTGGTGGGGTATTTTGGGTTTAATCGGCTGGGCGTATTTGCTGGTTGCGCTGCTTTACCTGTGGATTGGGGATAAAGTGTGGTGGTTGGCCCTAGCATGCATTGTGCTGCTGCTGCTCAATGTCAACGAATTTGTTCGGCTGCTTGGTTTCGATTTCCAGTTGGTAATCAGCGCATCCACTCATGTCAGTGTGCTGCTGGGTGTATTGACCACGGTGATTTATGGCCAGCTAGCGGCCAAAGATCAATTGAAGTGGCTGATTCCGAGTTTGATTGGATTATCCATCCTGCTGATTGTTTTTGGTTTCGCCACCCGTCTGGAATGGGGCATCTCAAAAATTCGCGCCACACCTTCCTGGACGACCATCTGCGCCGGAATCAGTATCCTGGCCTTTGTACTGCTGCATTTCATTGCGGATGTAAAGGAGCAGACCAGATGGGCCGCTTTCATTGCTCCGGCGGGATCGAGTACTTTGACCTGTTATCTGATGCCTTATTTTGCTTATGCTTTTGTGGCGCTCTTGGGCTGGAGTTTGCCAGCGGTAATGACGGATGGGGTGATTGGGCTACTGAAATCCACGCTCTTTGCCCTGCTGATTATTCAAGTTACGGGCATGCTGAATCGGGTTCAAATTGGATTGAAGATTTGA
- a CDS encoding LLM class flavin-dependent oxidoreductase, with protein sequence MKYVPVSVLELAVVSEGDNAATAIRNTVEVARHTESLGYKRIWLAEHHNMEHIASSATAVLIGHIAGATAGKIRVGSGGIMLPNHSPLAVAEQFGTLASIYPGKIDLGLGRAPGTDQQTALALRRNNGYVEYDFQAEILQLQKYFSTNNKFSKVRAFPGEGVEVPLWILGSSTDSAYLAAALGLPYAFAAHFAPKMFKTAIEIYRKNFRPSAQLDMPYVMACVNVLAADTDEEAEFLSTSLYRMFLGIITNERKPLQAPAPLPTIFHNPEVQQALQSMMYYTFTGSGQALQRKLSAFVAETGIDELMMTSHIYDKAAKLKSFFIVSEVMNNQIFNPI encoded by the coding sequence ATGAAGTATGTTCCGGTATCTGTGTTAGAATTAGCGGTGGTTTCAGAAGGGGACAATGCAGCTACAGCAATCAGGAATACCGTTGAAGTGGCTCGACATACGGAATCACTGGGTTACAAAAGAATCTGGCTAGCCGAGCACCACAATATGGAACACATTGCCAGTTCGGCTACGGCGGTGTTGATTGGGCACATAGCCGGAGCCACAGCAGGGAAAATCCGGGTAGGTTCTGGCGGGATCATGCTACCCAATCACAGCCCTTTGGCGGTAGCGGAACAGTTTGGAACCCTGGCCAGTATTTATCCTGGCAAAATTGATTTAGGGCTCGGGAGAGCTCCCGGAACCGACCAACAGACTGCCCTGGCCTTGCGCAGAAACAATGGGTACGTTGAGTATGATTTTCAAGCCGAGATTTTGCAATTGCAAAAATATTTCAGCACCAACAACAAATTTTCCAAAGTAAGGGCATTTCCGGGAGAAGGAGTAGAGGTGCCCTTGTGGATCTTGGGTTCCAGTACAGATAGTGCATACCTTGCTGCTGCTTTAGGATTGCCGTATGCCTTCGCTGCCCATTTTGCACCAAAAATGTTCAAGACGGCGATCGAGATTTACCGCAAGAATTTCCGCCCTTCTGCACAACTAGATATGCCTTATGTAATGGCTTGTGTAAATGTGCTGGCTGCCGATACGGATGAAGAAGCTGAGTTTTTGTCTACCAGCCTGTATCGAATGTTCCTGGGCATTATTACCAATGAGCGAAAACCATTGCAAGCTCCAGCACCATTGCCAACTATTTTTCATAACCCCGAGGTACAGCAGGCCCTACAAAGCATGATGTATTACACTTTTACCGGGAGTGGACAAGCCCTGCAAAGAAAATTATCTGCATTTGTAGCCGAAACAGGTATAGATGAATTGATGATGACCAGCCATATTTACGATAAAGCGGCCAAGCTTAAATCGTTTTTTATTGTCAGCGAGGTGATGAATAATCAAATCTTCAATCCAATTTGA
- a CDS encoding ABC transporter permease gives MLQNHLKLAYRNIRKNGFYSALNVLGLWAGILFSLLIGAHVWGELQVNQQLRHAERQYFLTSIWKNPNIGMEITSAGPLGKRLQEVYPQLVANYYRWDGIKSGVAKGDKVFRENIQIGDSTLLTMFGFRLLYGDPNSALKAPFSVVITAEKALKYFGKTDVLGQTLSIQNFTGGHHEFMITGVLGEIPENSVTNLLGTTDPNSLFISFTTARYFFDRNVNDWNNIIYPTYLELQPGVTGADLEKPIQQLIQREGTDFEKENLTVRPIALKEYHLQKNKALVKRMLFTLSSVGIFILFMAIFNFINLAIGRSGSRIREIGVRKALGGLKKQLAIQFLAESLLLVTVATALAFLSYPLAQMPFEQIVGKSLPVLTSFPTVFALLPLVLVLVVGLLAGLYPALFLSSMKTVESLKGKLGTASQSLQLRKYLVGFQFGIANLVIIAALVVAAQVNYFFGKNIGYNQEFVVTAQVPRDWSPEGLRKMLTVRDEMAKLPGVRNASLSFEIPNGNNNGQPSVYRAGTDSTTAVICQQLTTDEHYLDTYQISLLAGEYFNANGRNYTKVVLNERAALAIGFPDAESAIGQTVRMPGDPMLHTIKGVLRDFHFGSMATPIQPMVVFPLQSSVLYRYLSFKIEPEGIAERMAALQKKWAELLPGSAFEYTFMDDTLAEIYAMELQMKRSAYAASALALLIALLGVLGLVSLNLQRREKEVGVRKVLGASVLGIIGLFLQEFLLILLLAGIAACPIAWYLLRGWLENYAYHIELSPLVFAASLLGLALVTALLIGLQSVKAALSNPVKSLRSE, from the coding sequence ATGCTACAAAATCACCTCAAACTCGCCTACCGGAACATCCGCAAAAACGGGTTCTATTCCGCCCTCAACGTACTCGGACTGTGGGCAGGCATCCTCTTCTCCTTGCTCATTGGCGCCCATGTGTGGGGCGAGTTGCAAGTGAATCAACAATTGCGCCATGCCGAGCGGCAATATTTCCTGACCAGCATCTGGAAAAACCCCAACATCGGCATGGAGATCACCTCAGCAGGGCCGCTGGGCAAACGTTTGCAGGAGGTTTACCCCCAATTGGTGGCCAATTATTACCGTTGGGATGGCATCAAGTCGGGCGTTGCGAAGGGCGACAAGGTGTTTCGGGAAAACATCCAAATTGGGGACAGCACCTTGCTCACCATGTTTGGTTTTAGACTCCTGTATGGTGACCCAAACAGCGCCTTGAAGGCACCGTTTTCCGTGGTGATCACCGCAGAGAAGGCCCTCAAATATTTTGGCAAAACCGATGTACTTGGTCAAACCCTCAGCATCCAGAATTTTACGGGCGGCCATCATGAGTTCATGATCACTGGGGTACTGGGCGAAATTCCGGAAAACTCCGTCACCAATTTGCTTGGTACCACCGACCCGAACAGCCTCTTCATCTCGTTCACCACCGCACGGTATTTTTTCGATCGGAATGTGAACGATTGGAACAACATCATTTACCCCACTTACCTCGAATTGCAGCCAGGTGTAACTGGCGCCGATTTGGAAAAACCCATCCAACAACTCATCCAAAGGGAGGGCACCGATTTTGAAAAAGAAAACCTGACGGTGCGCCCCATCGCCCTGAAGGAGTATCACCTGCAAAAAAACAAAGCCTTGGTCAAGCGGATGTTGTTCACCTTGTCGTCGGTGGGGATCTTCATCCTGTTTATGGCCATCTTCAACTTCATCAACCTGGCCATCGGGCGCTCGGGTTCACGTATTCGCGAGATCGGGGTGCGTAAGGCACTCGGCGGATTGAAAAAACAATTGGCGATCCAGTTTCTGGCCGAATCCTTACTCTTGGTGACGGTGGCCACTGCGCTTGCCTTTTTGTCGTACCCACTTGCCCAAATGCCCTTTGAGCAGATTGTGGGCAAAAGCCTGCCCGTACTCACTTCTTTTCCGACGGTTTTTGCCCTCTTGCCCCTCGTTTTGGTGCTTGTAGTCGGCCTCTTGGCAGGTCTGTATCCGGCACTCTTCCTGTCCTCCATGAAAACGGTCGAGTCCTTGAAAGGAAAACTGGGGACGGCCAGTCAAAGCCTGCAACTGCGCAAATACCTGGTCGGGTTCCAATTTGGGATCGCCAATTTGGTCATCATCGCGGCGCTGGTTGTGGCGGCACAGGTCAATTATTTTTTTGGCAAAAACATCGGCTACAACCAGGAGTTTGTCGTGACCGCACAGGTGCCCCGCGATTGGAGCCCGGAGGGCCTGCGCAAAATGCTGACCGTACGCGATGAAATGGCCAAGCTGCCTGGGGTGCGCAACGCCTCCCTCTCCTTTGAAATTCCCAACGGCAACAACAATGGCCAGCCTTCCGTCTATCGAGCGGGCACAGATTCCACTACGGCTGTTATCTGCCAACAACTGACAACCGACGAGCATTACCTCGACACTTACCAGATTTCGTTGTTGGCTGGGGAATACTTCAATGCAAATGGCCGGAATTACACCAAAGTGGTATTGAACGAACGGGCCGCACTAGCCATCGGTTTCCCAGATGCTGAATCGGCCATCGGCCAAACTGTGCGCATGCCTGGAGATCCAATGCTGCACACCATCAAAGGGGTACTTCGGGATTTCCACTTTGGCTCTATGGCTACTCCGATCCAGCCAATGGTGGTGTTTCCTTTACAAAGTAGTGTGTTGTACCGCTATTTGTCTTTCAAAATCGAACCCGAAGGAATCGCTGAGCGCATGGCGGCATTACAAAAAAAATGGGCCGAACTACTGCCCGGCAGCGCGTTCGAGTACACGTTTATGGATGATACTTTGGCGGAAATTTATGCCATGGAGTTGCAGATGAAAAGGTCGGCTTATGCGGCAAGTGCGTTAGCCTTGTTGATTGCTTTGCTGGGAGTACTCGGCCTGGTGTCGCTCAACCTGCAACGGCGGGAGAAAGAAGTAGGGGTGCGCAAGGTTTTGGGTGCCTCGGTCTTGGGCATCATCGGGCTGTTTTTACAGGAATTTCTGCTCATTTTATTGCTTGCAGGGATCGCGGCCTGTCCAATCGCTTGGTATTTGCTACGTGGCTGGCTGGAAAACTATGCTTACCATATCGAATTGTCCCCTTTGGTTTTTGCAGCTTCTTTGCTGGGATTGGCCTTGGTCACGGCCCTCTTGATTGGTTTGCAGAGTGTGAAGGCCGCTTTGAGCAATCCGGTGAAGTCGCTGCGGAGTGAATAA